One genomic segment of Priestia aryabhattai includes these proteins:
- a CDS encoding fluoride efflux transporter FluC — translation MKAINLISIAFGAIAGTYARYLLNLSLLYTGYPIGTVIENLLGSFILGLLTGFFAWKKPKEWIKLGLGVGVCGGFTTYSTFAGDVISLTQHHLFGGAIYVIVSLVGGVLLALAGYLCGEAAGENLVKLHEVK, via the coding sequence ATGAAAGCCATAAATTTAATCTCAATTGCCTTTGGTGCTATCGCTGGTACATATGCACGCTATTTGCTGAATCTTTCCTTATTATATACGGGATATCCAATAGGAACGGTAATTGAAAACCTATTAGGAAGCTTCATATTAGGCCTATTAACAGGATTTTTTGCGTGGAAAAAGCCAAAAGAATGGATAAAGCTTGGTCTAGGTGTTGGCGTGTGCGGCGGTTTTACAACGTATTCAACGTTTGCAGGAGACGTCATTTCTCTCACTCAGCACCATTTATTTGGTGGAGCTATTTATGTCATTGTCTCTTTAGTAGGTGGGGTTCTTCTTGCTTTAGCAGGCTATCTATGCGGTGAAGCGGCAGGGGAAAATTTAGTGAAATTACATGAGGTGAAGTAA
- the thiS gene encoding sulfur carrier protein ThiS — translation MNLIINGKTVTVGDEIETVEHLLQAQNLHERVVIVELNKNILQKEEHSDASLKDGDTLEVVSFVGGG, via the coding sequence TTGAATCTAATTATTAATGGTAAGACCGTCACTGTCGGAGATGAAATTGAAACAGTCGAGCACCTGTTACAGGCTCAGAACCTGCATGAGCGAGTTGTAATTGTTGAGTTAAACAAGAACATTTTGCAAAAAGAAGAACATAGCGATGCAAGCTTAAAAGATGGAGATACATTAGAAGTTGTTTCATTTGTCGGAGGAGGATGA
- a CDS encoding Rrf2 family transcriptional regulator codes for MKISSRFTVAVHILSLIKVDSSHPSTSEWIANSVNTNPVVIRRVIGMLKKAGLVGVKAGAGGAYLLKDLEEITLLDVYRAVAAVEEGELFQVHESPNVDCPVGANIQSVLELILKRSQDAMEQVLADVTMKELVTDLISKIDA; via the coding sequence ATGAAAATTAGCAGCCGATTCACCGTGGCCGTTCACATACTGTCTTTAATTAAAGTAGATAGCAGTCATCCTAGTACCTCAGAGTGGATTGCCAACAGTGTAAATACAAATCCTGTTGTCATAAGACGTGTAATTGGGATGTTAAAGAAAGCGGGACTCGTGGGCGTAAAAGCCGGAGCTGGCGGAGCTTATCTATTGAAAGACTTAGAAGAGATAACGTTGTTAGACGTTTACCGAGCGGTGGCGGCAGTGGAAGAAGGAGAATTGTTTCAAGTGCATGAAAGTCCTAATGTGGATTGCCCTGTAGGAGCCAATATTCAAAGTGTACTTGAATTGATTTTAAAACGTTCTCAAGATGCTATGGAACAAGTCTTAGCCGATGTGACCATGAAAGAATTAGTGACGGATTTAATATCAAAAATAGATGCATAG
- a CDS encoding thiazole synthase — MLKIGQYTFNSRLLLGTGKFPDFTTQRQAVEESETEILTFAVRRMDIFDQNQPNLLEALDVKRFTLLPNTAGAKNAEEAVRIAKLAKASGLCDMVKVEVIGCDKTLLPDPVETLKASEELLKEGFTVLPYTSDDVLLARRLEDLGVHAIMPGASPIGSGQGIINPLNMRFIIEQSNVPVIVDAGIGTASDAAQAMELGADGVLLNTAVSGAKDPVKMARAMKLAIEAGRAAFEAGRIEKKQYATASSPTEGMSIG; from the coding sequence ATGTTAAAAATTGGACAATATACATTTAATTCACGTTTATTATTAGGAACAGGGAAATTTCCGGACTTTACGACTCAGCGTCAAGCGGTAGAAGAGTCGGAAACAGAAATTTTAACATTTGCTGTTAGACGAATGGATATTTTTGATCAAAACCAGCCTAATTTATTAGAAGCGCTTGATGTGAAGCGTTTCACTCTTTTGCCTAACACTGCTGGAGCAAAAAATGCAGAAGAGGCGGTACGTATTGCTAAATTAGCAAAGGCTTCTGGACTTTGTGACATGGTGAAAGTAGAAGTAATTGGATGTGATAAAACGCTACTTCCTGATCCAGTTGAAACATTAAAAGCCAGTGAAGAACTGTTAAAAGAGGGCTTTACTGTTTTACCTTACACATCAGATGATGTTTTACTTGCGCGCCGTTTGGAAGATTTAGGCGTACATGCTATTATGCCAGGAGCTTCGCCTATCGGTTCAGGTCAAGGCATTATTAACCCGTTGAACATGCGTTTTATCATTGAACAATCAAATGTTCCAGTAATTGTAGATGCAGGTATTGGAACGGCTTCAGATGCAGCTCAAGCTATGGAGCTAGGAGCAGATGGTGTGTTATTAAATACAGCTGTTTCAGGAGCAAAAGATCCTGTGAAAATGGCTCGTGCTATGAAACTAGCGATTGAAGCAGGACGAGCAGCATTTGAAGCAGGACGCATTGAAAAGAAACAATATGCAACGGCAAGCAGTCCAACAGAAGGGATGAGTATCGGTTGA
- the crcB gene encoding fluoride efflux transporter CrcB gives MSIVSLALGGAAGGICRYLLGLKVTKTVSNPPFPVSMLFVNLLGAFGLGLFYGSYYGKVPSHAYDDSIFLMIGIGFLGAFTTFSTFSVETVQLIREKSYRKMLAYVGISAFGTIGLFTVGLLAGTFLFK, from the coding sequence ATGAGCATAGTGAGCTTGGCACTTGGCGGGGCAGCTGGAGGAATATGCCGTTATCTTTTGGGTTTAAAAGTTACAAAAACAGTTTCAAACCCTCCTTTTCCAGTATCAATGCTGTTTGTAAACTTGCTCGGTGCGTTTGGGCTTGGTCTTTTTTACGGCAGTTATTATGGAAAGGTTCCGAGTCATGCTTATGATGATTCAATATTTTTAATGATTGGCATTGGCTTTTTGGGTGCCTTTACCACTTTTTCAACGTTTAGTGTGGAAACCGTGCAGTTAATTCGAGAAAAATCTTATCGGAAAATGTTGGCGTACGTGGGGATTTCAGCATTTGGAACAATTGGTTTATTTACAGTCGGTTTACTGGCAGGAACGTTTTTATTTAAGTAA
- a CDS encoding SpoVR family protein: MKEADYKQLYRAIDEITEIASGFGLDFYPMRYEICPADIIYTFGAYGMPTRFSHWSFGKQFYKMKLHYDLGLSKIYELVINSDPCYAFLLDSNALIQNKLIVAHVLAHCDFFKNNSRFANTKRDMVESMAATADRIKEYEVKHGKREVEKFLDAVLSIQEHIDPSLMRAKLSWSINDVESSEEEIISPYDDLWNLDYKEKKKPKPPKSFKKFPPQPEKDILLFIEEYSPYLEDWQRDILTMMREEMLYFWPQLETKIMNEGWASFWHQRIIREMDLTSDEAIEFAKLNAGVVQPSKTGINPYYLGLKIFEDIEERYNNPTEDMIRRGVEPGSGREKMFEVREVESDISFIRNYLTKDLVMREDMYLFQKQGKDYKIVDKEWTEVRDQLVNMRVNGGFPYITVTNGDYLKNGELYLKHWYEGIELDVKYLEKVVPYVHQLWGRPVHLETVMEGKPIAFTYDGKTVHRKHL, encoded by the coding sequence GTGAAAGAAGCAGATTATAAGCAATTATACCGTGCGATTGATGAAATTACGGAAATAGCTAGCGGTTTCGGTTTAGATTTTTATCCGATGCGCTATGAAATTTGCCCGGCAGATATTATTTATACGTTTGGTGCATATGGGATGCCAACTCGTTTTTCACATTGGAGCTTTGGAAAACAATTTTACAAAATGAAATTACACTACGATCTTGGATTGAGTAAAATTTATGAATTAGTTATCAATTCAGACCCTTGTTATGCATTTTTATTGGATTCCAATGCGCTTATTCAGAATAAATTAATTGTAGCTCATGTGTTAGCCCACTGTGACTTCTTTAAAAATAACAGCCGTTTTGCCAACACTAAGCGGGATATGGTAGAAAGTATGGCAGCGACCGCTGATCGAATTAAAGAATACGAAGTAAAGCACGGTAAGCGTGAAGTAGAAAAGTTTTTGGATGCTGTCTTATCGATTCAGGAACATATTGATCCGTCTCTTATGCGTGCCAAGCTTTCTTGGAGCATAAATGATGTAGAATCATCGGAAGAAGAAATCATTTCTCCTTATGATGATTTATGGAATTTGGATTATAAAGAAAAGAAAAAACCAAAACCTCCAAAGTCTTTTAAAAAATTTCCGCCTCAGCCTGAAAAAGACATTTTATTATTTATCGAAGAATACAGTCCGTATTTAGAGGATTGGCAGCGGGATATTTTAACGATGATGCGAGAAGAAATGCTTTATTTCTGGCCGCAGCTTGAAACAAAAATTATGAATGAAGGTTGGGCTTCTTTCTGGCATCAGCGCATTATTCGAGAAATGGATTTAACGAGTGATGAAGCAATAGAATTCGCCAAGCTAAATGCAGGGGTTGTGCAGCCATCTAAGACGGGAATCAATCCATATTATTTAGGATTAAAAATATTTGAAGACATTGAAGAACGCTACAACAATCCAACAGAAGATATGATTCGCCGGGGCGTGGAGCCCGGATCAGGAAGAGAGAAGATGTTTGAGGTACGTGAAGTTGAATCAGATATTTCCTTCATCCGCAATTACTTAACAAAAGATTTAGTCATGCGCGAGGATATGTACTTATTCCAAAAACAAGGAAAAGACTATAAAATTGTCGATAAAGAATGGACGGAAGTTAGAGACCAGCTTGTTAATATGCGCGTAAACGGAGGATTTCCTTACATTACAGTAACCAATGGAGACTATTTAAAAAATGGAGAGCTTTATTTAAAACACTGGTATGAAGGAATTGAATTAGATGTCAAATACTTAGAAAAAGTGGTACCTTATGTTCATCAGCTTTGGGGCAGACCAGTTCATTTAGAAACGGTAATGGAAGGAAAGCCAATCGCCTTTACGTATGATGGGAAAACAGTGCATAGAAAACATTTGTAA
- a CDS encoding nucleoside hydrolase, which produces MSTNIYFNHDAGIDDLVSLFLLLQMDDVKVTGVSVIPADGYLEPGISASQKIIDRFGSYDIEVAKSTSRGMNPFPKEWRMHTFYVDALPILNEKGEVQTKISQLPAHDHLIETLQHTAGKTTLLFTGPLTDLARALEKAPEIEEKIDKLVWMGGTFQEVGNVQEPEHDGTAEWNAFWDPKAVAKVWESRIKIEMVALESTNQVPLTPAIRQMWASLRRYEGVDFVGQCYAACPPLVHVETNSTYYLWDVLTTAFTGNSALVKVKNVSSIVHTETPSQGRTEISEEGRPVDVVYDVTAEAFFTYITDLMKKAVAK; this is translated from the coding sequence ATGAGTACAAACATATATTTTAACCATGATGCAGGTATTGATGATTTAGTATCACTTTTTTTACTGCTGCAAATGGATGATGTAAAGGTAACAGGGGTATCTGTTATTCCTGCTGACGGATACCTAGAGCCAGGTATCAGCGCAAGCCAAAAAATTATTGACCGTTTTGGAAGTTATGATATCGAGGTAGCCAAATCTACTTCACGCGGTATGAACCCATTTCCAAAAGAATGGCGCATGCATACGTTTTATGTAGATGCACTGCCGATTTTAAATGAAAAAGGGGAAGTACAAACAAAAATAAGTCAGCTGCCTGCTCACGATCATTTAATTGAAACATTACAGCATACAGCCGGAAAAACGACTTTATTATTTACAGGACCGTTAACTGATTTGGCAAGAGCACTTGAAAAAGCGCCAGAAATAGAAGAGAAAATTGACAAGTTGGTGTGGATGGGCGGTACATTTCAAGAAGTAGGAAATGTGCAAGAGCCTGAACATGATGGAACGGCGGAATGGAATGCTTTTTGGGATCCAAAAGCAGTAGCAAAAGTATGGGAAAGCAGAATTAAAATTGAGATGGTTGCTTTAGAAAGCACGAATCAAGTTCCATTAACGCCGGCTATTCGTCAAATGTGGGCTTCACTTCGCAGGTATGAAGGAGTAGACTTTGTAGGGCAGTGCTACGCGGCCTGCCCGCCGCTTGTGCATGTTGAAACCAATTCAACTTATTATTTGTGGGATGTACTCACAACAGCATTTACAGGGAATTCAGCACTTGTGAAGGTAAAAAACGTTTCGAGTATTGTGCATACAGAAACACCGAGCCAAGGAAGAACAGAAATTTCTGAAGAGGGTCGACCTGTAGACGTCGTGTATGATGTCACAGCTGAAGCATTCTTTACGTACATTACAGATTTAATGAAAAAAGCAGTAGCGAAATAA
- a CDS encoding amino acid ABC transporter ATP-binding protein, with amino-acid sequence MINIKNLHKSFGDLQVLKGIDLEVEQGKVIVLIGPSGSGKTTFLRCLNLLEIPTDGTIELDKKSMNFTKPVRKKDITSFRSLTGMVFQNYNLFPHKNALENVMEGPVIVKGVSTQEAEKRGKELLTRVGLGDKLDFYPFQLSGGQQQRVGIARAMAMDPKVMLFDEPTSALDPELVGDVLQAMKDLAKEGMTMVVVTHEMRFAREVADEVIFMDQGVIMERGTPDQIFSNPQQERTRQFLNMIH; translated from the coding sequence ATGATTAATATTAAAAATTTGCATAAATCATTTGGTGATTTGCAAGTATTAAAAGGGATTGATTTAGAAGTTGAACAGGGCAAGGTAATTGTATTAATCGGTCCTTCTGGATCCGGTAAAACCACTTTTTTACGTTGCTTGAATCTTTTAGAAATCCCAACAGACGGTACGATTGAACTTGATAAAAAAAGCATGAATTTTACCAAACCTGTTCGCAAAAAAGACATTACTTCATTTCGAAGCCTAACAGGTATGGTATTTCAAAACTATAACTTGTTTCCTCATAAAAATGCGCTTGAAAATGTTATGGAAGGTCCTGTAATTGTGAAGGGTGTTTCCACTCAAGAAGCAGAAAAGAGAGGAAAAGAATTGTTAACACGCGTTGGCTTAGGAGATAAGCTTGACTTTTATCCTTTCCAACTATCAGGCGGACAACAACAGCGTGTTGGCATCGCCCGAGCAATGGCAATGGATCCAAAAGTTATGCTGTTTGATGAGCCCACTTCAGCTCTTGATCCTGAGCTTGTAGGAGATGTTCTTCAAGCGATGAAAGACCTGGCAAAAGAAGGAATGACGATGGTTGTGGTAACTCATGAAATGCGCTTTGCCCGTGAAGTAGCAGATGAAGTTATTTTTATGGATCAAGGTGTCATTATGGAAAGAGGTACACCGGATCAAATATTTTCAAATCCTCAACAAGAGCGGACACGTCAATTCTTAAATATGATTCATTAA
- a CDS encoding YhdB family protein, which translates to MDVIDYDRALYYTHRSQWDNLLILMVRTDDDFLSKKIEHFLHAYNFERNYRIIQEELYSLLRYIDHATEYSEHNPELLEESLY; encoded by the coding sequence ATGGATGTAATTGATTATGATCGAGCTTTATATTACACACACCGTTCACAATGGGATAACTTATTAATTTTAATGGTTCGAACAGACGACGATTTTCTTTCAAAAAAGATTGAACATTTTTTGCACGCCTACAATTTTGAACGAAACTACCGCATCATTCAAGAAGAGCTTTATTCTTTACTACGCTACATTGATCATGCAACGGAATATTCGGAGCACAACCCGGAACTCCTGGAAGAATCATTGTACTAG
- the thiO gene encoding glycine oxidase ThiO, which translates to MKKHYDVLLIGGGIISSSIAYHLSKQGASVAILERNQIGCEASSAAAGILGAQAEIDEEGPLLDLAIRSRSMFPELVKELKEKTAIDVELIQKGLLKVAVTEEDAHVLKKKAAQHHRWDEHVRWIDVKEARLLEPGLSPDIHGAITIPGDGQLAPVKLTQALAHGALYHGADVFEYCDVHSLIMENETVKGVQTSKGFFYGEKVVIAAGSWAKRFISSEHLGQVFPVKGECIALQSHKPLLSKTIFLDEGFYLVPKAGGRIVIGATKLQHDFTKTVSAQGIQFLLNKAVTLLPAIKEATFEKAWAGLRPQTNDGWPYLGEHPEVANLHMAFGHYRNGILLSAATGQIMADALLGKSPNHSFFTSFQLRRAMEGVH; encoded by the coding sequence ATGAAGAAGCATTATGATGTACTGTTAATCGGAGGAGGCATAATCAGCTCTTCTATTGCTTATCATTTGTCAAAACAAGGAGCGTCAGTAGCCATTCTTGAGCGCAATCAAATCGGTTGTGAAGCTTCAAGTGCAGCCGCTGGTATTTTAGGCGCTCAAGCTGAAATTGATGAAGAAGGTCCTCTTTTAGACTTAGCTATTAGGAGCAGAAGCATGTTTCCTGAACTGGTTAAGGAACTAAAAGAAAAAACGGCAATCGACGTAGAGCTTATTCAAAAAGGCTTATTAAAAGTGGCTGTAACAGAAGAAGATGCACACGTATTAAAGAAAAAAGCCGCTCAGCATCATCGATGGGATGAACATGTAAGATGGATCGATGTAAAAGAAGCGCGCTTGTTAGAACCGGGTCTCTCTCCAGACATACACGGAGCAATTACAATACCCGGAGACGGTCAGCTAGCTCCGGTTAAGTTAACGCAAGCTCTTGCTCATGGAGCCTTGTATCACGGAGCAGATGTATTCGAATACTGTGACGTTCATTCTCTTATTATGGAGAATGAAACAGTAAAAGGTGTACAGACGTCTAAAGGATTTTTTTATGGAGAAAAAGTAGTTATTGCAGCAGGCTCATGGGCTAAACGCTTTATTTCTTCTGAACATTTAGGGCAGGTGTTTCCTGTAAAAGGAGAGTGTATTGCTCTTCAAAGTCATAAGCCGCTGCTTTCTAAAACGATTTTTTTAGATGAAGGTTTTTATTTAGTGCCTAAAGCAGGCGGAAGAATCGTAATCGGGGCAACTAAGCTACAGCATGATTTTACCAAGACGGTTTCTGCACAGGGTATTCAATTTTTGCTAAATAAAGCCGTTACGCTCCTGCCGGCTATCAAAGAAGCAACATTTGAAAAAGCATGGGCAGGTCTTCGTCCACAAACAAATGATGGTTGGCCTTATTTAGGAGAGCATCCTGAGGTAGCAAATCTCCACATGGCGTTTGGCCACTACCGAAACGGTATTTTATTAAGTGCTGCAACCGGACAAATTATGGCTGATGCTTTGTTAGGGAAAAGTCCGAATCATTCATTTTTTACATCATTTCAGCTAAGGAGAGCAATGGAGGGAGTTCATTGA
- a CDS encoding NADPH:quinone oxidoreductase family protein, with protein sequence MEQSFSALVVDKKGEEQVEASVQELTLNDLPENDVLIHVHYSGVNYKDSLASIANGNIVTSYPFVPGIDLAGVVVSSNSSDFKEGDRVIATSYDIGVSHFGGYSEYARIRSEWIVPLPENLTLKEAMIIGTAGFTAALSVHRLEENHTSPSNGSVLVTGATGGVGSFAVAILSKLGYTVEASTGKSSEASYLKELGASSIVAREDVYNGKLKALGKQKWAAAVDPVGGEPLASVLSQIQYGGSVAVSGLTAGGKVPTTVFPFILRGINLLGIDSVYCPMPTRKEIWNRLANDFKPESFEPFIQQEISLQHLPQVLPTLLKGQARGRTIVKL encoded by the coding sequence ATGGAGCAATCATTTTCAGCATTAGTGGTAGATAAAAAAGGTGAAGAACAAGTGGAGGCGTCCGTCCAAGAACTTACGCTAAACGATTTGCCAGAAAACGATGTACTTATTCACGTTCATTATTCAGGGGTGAATTATAAAGATAGCTTAGCCAGCATCGCAAACGGCAATATTGTGACAAGCTATCCGTTTGTCCCAGGAATCGACCTAGCAGGAGTCGTTGTATCTTCTAACAGCTCTGATTTTAAAGAAGGCGATCGTGTCATCGCAACAAGCTATGACATTGGAGTATCACATTTCGGAGGCTACAGTGAGTATGCGCGCATACGCAGCGAATGGATTGTCCCTCTTCCTGAAAATTTGACGTTAAAGGAAGCAATGATTATCGGAACAGCTGGCTTTACAGCTGCTTTATCTGTACATCGCCTAGAGGAAAACCATACTAGTCCATCTAACGGCTCTGTGCTTGTAACAGGCGCTACGGGAGGCGTGGGAAGCTTTGCGGTTGCCATTCTTTCAAAATTAGGCTACACAGTGGAAGCAAGTACAGGAAAAAGCTCGGAAGCATCTTATTTGAAAGAGCTTGGCGCTTCATCTATTGTAGCGCGTGAAGACGTTTATAACGGCAAATTAAAAGCATTAGGCAAGCAAAAATGGGCCGCTGCAGTAGATCCTGTGGGCGGAGAGCCTCTAGCTTCTGTCCTCAGTCAAATTCAGTACGGAGGCTCTGTAGCCGTCAGCGGGCTAACAGCTGGAGGCAAAGTGCCAACAACCGTCTTTCCATTCATTTTAAGAGGGATTAATTTGTTAGGTATCGATTCTGTTTACTGTCCAATGCCTACTCGAAAAGAGATTTGGAATAGACTCGCTAATGACTTTAAGCCTGAAAGCTTTGAACCTTTCATTCAGCAAGAAATTTCATTACAACATCTCCCTCAGGTTCTTCCTACTTTACTAAAAGGACAAGCTCGAGGACGAACAATTGTGAAGCTATAA
- a CDS encoding amino acid ABC transporter substrate-binding protein, which produces MKKFAALLSLLLAFTVVLAACGSSSKNEANNGDNKSSQEDLYNKVKKDGVLTIGTEGTYPPFTFHDDKQKLTGFDVELAQEVAKRLGVKAEFKETQWDGMFAGLDAKRFDMIANEVGIREDRQKKYDFSDPYIQSGAVLIVRKDEKDIKSFKDLKGKKSAQSLTSNYKDMAQSYGANITSAEGFAQAVELMSAKRVDATINDKLSFLDYKKKHPNAPIKIADEKSDGAASGFMFRKDSGKLVDEVNKALKDMKKDGTYAKISKKWFGEDVSPK; this is translated from the coding sequence ATGAAGAAATTTGCTGCACTTTTGTCGCTACTATTAGCTTTCACAGTTGTGCTTGCCGCATGCGGTTCTAGCTCAAAAAATGAAGCAAACAATGGAGACAATAAGTCTTCACAAGAAGATTTATACAATAAAGTGAAAAAAGATGGCGTATTAACAATTGGAACTGAAGGTACATACCCTCCGTTCACTTTTCATGATGACAAACAAAAGCTAACTGGGTTTGATGTAGAATTGGCTCAAGAAGTGGCTAAACGTCTTGGCGTAAAAGCTGAGTTCAAAGAAACACAGTGGGATGGCATGTTTGCTGGATTAGATGCTAAACGCTTTGACATGATTGCTAATGAAGTTGGTATTCGAGAAGATCGTCAAAAAAAATACGATTTCTCTGACCCATACATCCAGTCAGGCGCTGTATTAATTGTTCGTAAAGACGAAAAAGATATCAAATCATTTAAAGATTTAAAAGGAAAAAAGTCAGCACAGTCATTAACAAGTAACTACAAAGACATGGCTCAATCTTACGGTGCAAACATTACGAGTGCCGAAGGTTTTGCTCAAGCCGTAGAACTAATGAGCGCAAAACGTGTTGATGCTACAATCAACGATAAATTATCGTTCCTTGACTATAAGAAAAAGCACCCTAACGCACCTATCAAAATCGCGGATGAGAAGTCCGATGGTGCTGCAAGCGGCTTTATGTTTAGAAAAGACAGCGGTAAGTTAGTGGATGAAGTAAATAAAGCATTAAAAGATATGAAAAAAGACGGAACATACGCAAAAATTTCCAAGAAATGGTTTGGCGAAGATGTTTCTCCTAAATAA
- a CDS encoding thiamine phosphate synthase, with amino-acid sequence MDIPKFHVITTDKQPIEELQEILTAIAPFAGAVHIREKKKTAKQIQCLLESLPFCHSKIIVNDRVDVAHALKAKGVQLAYHSLDVSFVIDAFPSLIVGKSVHSVEEALEAEKDGAHYILYGHIYSTHSKKGLKGRGIAALKEVVDAVQIPVIAIGGITPVNAAEVLQTGAHGIAVMSGVMLAQDPLKAIKQYSHIWTSGGGENEEAL; translated from the coding sequence GTGGATATTCCTAAATTTCATGTCATTACAACAGATAAGCAGCCAATCGAAGAGCTTCAGGAAATTTTAACAGCTATTGCGCCTTTTGCGGGCGCTGTTCATATTAGAGAAAAAAAGAAAACGGCAAAGCAGATTCAATGTTTACTAGAAAGCCTGCCATTTTGTCACTCTAAAATTATTGTAAATGATCGAGTTGATGTAGCACATGCTTTAAAAGCAAAGGGAGTACAGCTTGCCTATCATAGCTTAGACGTTTCGTTTGTTATAGACGCATTTCCTTCTCTTATTGTCGGAAAATCAGTTCACTCCGTGGAAGAAGCCCTAGAAGCTGAAAAAGATGGTGCTCACTACATTCTATACGGACATATTTATTCAACTCATTCAAAAAAAGGATTAAAAGGTCGAGGGATAGCAGCACTAAAAGAAGTAGTAGACGCTGTGCAAATACCGGTTATTGCCATTGGAGGAATTACACCTGTAAATGCCGCAGAGGTACTTCAAACAGGAGCACACGGTATAGCTGTGATGTCTGGTGTCATGCTTGCGCAAGATCCGCTCAAAGCGATCAAACAATATTCTCATATATGGACATCTGGAGGTGGAGAAAATGAAGAAGCATTATGA
- a CDS encoding amino acid ABC transporter permease, whose amino-acid sequence MFLLNNIIPDGERLNQLISIAQSSLLPMLKGAIQYSIPLTLITFVLGIILAVLTALARLSSIKILNIIARIYVSIIRGTPLLVQLFIIFYGLPNLDITIDPFISAIIGFSLSVGAYASEIIRAAIQSIPKGQWEAGYSLGMTYSQALRRIILPQAARVSIPPLSNSFISLIKDTSLASLILVSEMFRKAQEIASTNYEFLLLYSEAALLYWIMCTILSIIQGRIEIRLDRYVSK is encoded by the coding sequence ATGTTTCTCCTAAATAATATTATTCCTGATGGAGAGCGATTGAATCAATTGATTTCAATCGCTCAATCATCTCTCTTACCAATGCTAAAGGGAGCTATTCAATATTCTATTCCACTAACATTAATTACGTTTGTACTTGGTATTATTTTAGCTGTTTTGACAGCCTTAGCTCGTTTATCATCTATAAAAATTTTAAATATAATTGCGCGCATCTATGTATCAATTATTCGCGGTACACCGCTGCTTGTGCAATTATTTATTATTTTCTACGGATTACCTAACTTAGATATAACGATTGATCCATTTATCTCTGCTATTATTGGATTTTCATTAAGTGTAGGCGCTTATGCATCTGAAATTATCCGAGCAGCGATTCAATCTATTCCTAAGGGACAGTGGGAAGCTGGGTACTCACTTGGTATGACCTATTCCCAAGCATTAAGACGGATTATCTTACCGCAAGCAGCACGTGTATCGATTCCGCCATTATCTAACTCTTTTATTAGTCTTATTAAAGATACGTCACTTGCATCGCTTATTCTTGTTTCTGAGATGTTCCGTAAAGCTCAAGAAATTGCTTCAACTAACTATGAGTTTTTACTTCTTTATAGTGAAGCAGCGCTTTTGTACTGGATTATGTGTACAATCTTATCCATTATCCAAGGACGCATTGAGATAAGACTAGATCGTTACGTATCTAAATAA
- a CDS encoding antibiotic biosynthesis monooxygenase family protein — MFVVNASFETEKKFEEQLKQKAKKNKTEIEAAKGNLSFECWKKDSADKVEYVFVSKWKEKQFFQAWISREEHVNEHKEANKKKTEASSEAMEVKKTLRFFEVVEEDILS; from the coding sequence ATGTTTGTTGTAAACGCAAGTTTTGAAACAGAAAAGAAATTTGAAGAACAGCTCAAGCAAAAAGCTAAGAAAAACAAAACGGAAATTGAGGCAGCCAAAGGAAACTTATCGTTCGAATGCTGGAAAAAAGATTCCGCAGATAAAGTTGAATATGTCTTTGTATCCAAGTGGAAAGAAAAACAGTTCTTTCAAGCGTGGATCTCAAGAGAAGAACATGTAAATGAACATAAAGAAGCGAATAAAAAGAAAACGGAAGCATCTTCTGAAGCGATGGAAGTCAAGAAAACGCTGCGTTTTTTTGAGGTGGTAGAAGAAGACATTCTTTCTTAA